The following proteins are co-located in the Enoplosus armatus isolate fEnoArm2 chromosome 8, fEnoArm2.hap1, whole genome shotgun sequence genome:
- the g0s2 gene encoding G0/G1 switch protein 2, producing the protein METIGEIIPFAKEMLHQRPSRGMLKIYMLGSTLAMLGVVGGLVETVLLPFVEQETFEDTPVEQIMEKKKKKQVLKSHTTLVGPEVVDVLETAAIESKAKHLVTAGRRSSSNRLYAS; encoded by the coding sequence ATGGAAACCATTGGCGAGATCATCCCATTTGCTAAGGAGATGCTACACCAGAGGCCCAGCCGGGGCATGCTGAAGATCTACATGCTCGGCTCCACTCTGGCGATGCTCGGAGTGGTTGGTGGACTGGTGGAAACGGTTCTCCTGCCATTTGTGGAGCAGGAGACGTTTGAGGACACACCAGTAGAGCAGAtcatggagaagaagaagaagaagcaggtgTTGAAGTCACACACTACCTTGGTTGGCCCTGAAGTTGTGGACGTGCTGGAGACGGCAGCGATCGAGTCCAAAGCCAAACATCTGGTGACCGCTGGGCGGAGAAGCTCGTCCAACCGCTTATATGCTTCTTAA
- the camk1gb gene encoding calcium/calmodulin-dependent protein kinase IGb: MDVISDLTTGICEVPDKVICPDVGEQRAGESERSPDSAQSLEIPVEASADMGRQEADHVWKKNTENIQEVFDIMEELGSGAFSEVYMVKEKKTGKMSAMKCVKKKQKRDLNLENEIAVLRRIQHENVVGMEDFYESRTHYYLVMQLVSGGELFDRILDRGVYSEKDASSVIQQVLQAVSYLHQNGIVHRDLKPENILYYSQEETSKIMISDFGLSKMVDNDIMSTACGTPGYVAPEVLAQKPYSKAVDCWSIGVITYILLCGYPPFYEESETRLFSKIMKAQYEFDSPFWDDISESAKDFIRNMMQKNPSMRYSTDQALRHPWIIGKTARSQDIYYSVSVQIQKNFAKTKWKQAFNAAVAINHMKKLQLAHSELVLRQASIPDIKVIDVSSPKKNLKHRDPDKLDPKVAEIDGKAPGTNHMSLPMSHIEPKSHYHPLKASQSQGPAHHAPSIAEQGKHVYHSEPANLNGYGKNRNGKTVQTGVCSVM; this comes from the exons ATGGATGTAATCTCTGATTTGACAACAGGTATTTGTGAAGTCCCAGACAAAGTAATCTGTCCAGACGTCGGTGAGCAGCGCGCAGGAGAGTCAGAGCGGAGCCCCGACAGCGCACAGTCTCTCG AAATCCCTGTAGAAGCGTCTGCAGACATGGGCCGCCAAGAGGCCGACCATGTGTGGAAGAAGAACACCGAAAACATCCAGGAGGTTTTTGACATCATGGAGGAGTTGGGATC GGGGGCGTTCTCCGAGGTGTACAtggtgaaggagaagaagacggGGAAGATGTCTGCCATGAAGTGtgtgaagaagaaacagaaaagagaccTCAATCTGGAGAATGAGATCGCTGTGTTAAGAAG AATCCAACACGAGAATGTGGTGGGGATGGAGGATTTCTATGAAAGTCGGACCCATTACTATCTTGTCATGCAGCT CGTTTCAGGCGGTGAGCTCTTCGACCGTATACTGGACCGGGGGGTGTACTCAGAGAAGGATGCCAGCAGCGTGATCCAGCAGGTGCTGCAGGCCGTTAGCTACCTGCACCAAAACGGCATAGTGCATCGTGACCTCAAG CCAGAGAACATCCTGTACTACAGTCAGGAGGAGACCTCCAAGATCATGATCAGTGATTTTGGCCTCTCCAAGATGGTAGACAACGACATCATGTCGACAGCCTGTGGCACCCCAGGATACGTAG CTCCTGAGGTTTTGGCACAGAAGCCCTACAGCAAGGCAGTGGACTGCTGGTCTATTGGAGTTATCACCTACATCTT ACTCTGTGGATACCCCCCTTTTTATGAAGAAAGTGAGACAAGGCTGTTCTCCAAGATCATGAAGGCGCAGTATGAGTTCGACTCGCCCTTCTGGGATGACATCTCTGAATCTG CTAAAGATTTCATCCGTAACATGATGCAGAAGAACCCCAGCATGCGCTACTCCACTGACCAAGCGCTCAGACACCCCTG GATTATTGGAAAGACGGCCCGGAGCCAGGACATCTACTATTCCGTCAGCGTTCAGATCCAGAAGAACTTCGCCAAGACCAAGTGGAAG CAAGCCTTTAACGCTGCTGTGGCCATCAACCACATGAAGAAGCTGCAGCTGGCCCACTCGGAGCTGGTCCTGAGGCAGGCCAGCATCCCGGACATCAAGGTGATCGACGTGTCCTCCCCAAAGAAAAACCTCAAGCATCGCGACCCAGACAAGCTTGACCCCAAGGTGGCGGAGATCGACGGGAAAGCACCCGGGACGAATCACATGTCCCTGCCCATGAGCCACATCGAGCCGAAGAGCCATTACCACCCGCTGAAGGCCAGTCAGAGTCAGGGTCCTGCACACCACGCACCCTCTATAGCTGAGCAGGGCAAGCACGTCTACCACTCAGAGCCCGCCAACCTGAACGG GTACGGTAAAAACCGCAATGGCAAGACGGTGCAGACTGGAGTTTGCTCAGTCATGTGA
- the taf8 gene encoding transcription initiation factor TFIID subunit 8 translates to MADPAVASGGSLNAGGRGSGGKAASSPAENYHLARRRTLQVVVSALLTECGFESAEKAAVETLTEMMQSYITEIGRCAKAYCEHTARSVPTLSDTVVTLIEMGFNADTLPVYAKRSQRMVITAPPVTNAPLTPKALSAGQKRTHPAHIPCHFPEFPDPHTYIKTPTFREPVSDYQVVREKAASQKRDVERALTRFMAKTGETESLFKDDITAFPLIAARPSTIPYLSALLPSELELQTLEETDSSEQDDQTDSENTAGNIITDDPGADKENSMLPPSGVVPSAKASEDNVIDNPYLRPVKKPKVRRKK, encoded by the exons ATGGCGGATCCCGCGGTGGCATCGGGAGGTTCACTGAATGCAGGAGGg CGGGGGAGTGGTGGTAAAGCAGCTTCCAGCCCAGCAGAGAACTACCACCTGGCCCGACGCCGCACCCTGCAGGTTGTTGTCAGTGCCCTCCTGACAGAGTGTGGCTTCGAGAGCGCGGAGAAGGCAGCGGTGGAGACGCTCACCGAGATGATGCAGAGCT ATATAACTGAAATAGGTCGGTGTGCGAAAGCGTATTGTGAGCACACAGCCAGAAGCGTGCCGACCCTGTCGGATACAGTGGTCACACTCATTGAAATGG GTTTCAATGCCGACACCCTTCCTGTGTATGCCAAGAGATCACAGAGGATGGTTATAACTGCCC CTCCAGTGACGAACGCGCCTTTGACCCCCAAAGCACTGTCAGCCGGACAGAAACGCACACATCCGGCTCACATCCCCTGCCACTTCCCAGAGTTCCCTGACCCTCACACCTACATCAAAACACCC ACGTTCAGAGAGCCTGTGTCGGACTACCAAGTAGTGAGAGAGAAGGCCGCGAGTCAGAAGAGAGACGTGGAGCGAGCGCTCACACGCTTCATGGCCAAGACCGGAGAAACTGAGAGCCTCTTCAAAGACGACATCACTGCCTTCCCAT TGATCGCAGCTCGACCGAGTACCATCCCATATCTCAGCGCCCTCCTGCCCTCAGAGCTGGAATTGCAGACTCTGGAGGAGACAGACTCCTCTGAGCAGGACgaccagacagacagcgagaaCACAGCAGGAAACATCATCACT GATGATCCAGGGGCTGACAAAGAGAACTCCATGCTTCCTCCGAGCGGCGTCGTCCCCTCTGCAAAGGCCAGCGAGGACAACGTGATCGACAATCCGTACCTCCGACCGGTCAAGAAACCaaaagtgaggaggaagaaatga